TTTTTCTGTCTCTTTTTGAATGGAACGATGAGATTCAGTAGCTGGATTAAAGATTCCCACTTACAATTGGACTGAATTGAAAAACTGGTGATAGTTAAAATATGTATACAGGTATCGTTCAAGGTTTAGAAAAAGTCGTCGACATCCAGAAAGGAAACGGTTTTATCACTTTGGTCGTTAGTGATCAGCAGGGTTTCTTTAATGATGTTTTCATTGGTGCAAGTGTGGCGATCAATGGGGTCTGTTTGACGGTCACTACCATTGATACTGCACAGCAGCACATACATTTTGATATCTCAGACGTAACCCTCGCACTTACCACACTCAAAGATGTACAGATCGGTGATGAAGTCAATATTGAGCGTTCAGCCAAAGTCGGTGCTGAAAATGGTGGGCACAACCTTTATGGACATATTGAAGGTACTGCGACGGTAGCCAGTCTGGAACGCCGTGGTGAGACCCTGCATGTAGATTTAACTATCCCAGCCGGTAATATTAAGTATTTTTTCCTAAAAGGTTTTATTGGGTTAAATGGTTGCAGTTTGACGATTAACCGAGTGGATCGTGCTTTGGGAGAAATTTCGGTTGATCTCATTCCGGAAACTTTACGTCTGACGACCTGGAAGAATATTCAGCCTGGAGATGAGGTCAATTATGAAATTGACCAGATGACCCGGACGCTGGTAGATACGTTGGAAAATCTACATCAGCGCTAAGCAATTCAATTCATTAATATTTTTGTTATTCTTGACAGTTAATGTTTTATTGCTCCCCTTCTAAATAGTAGTTTCGAATAGAGCTTTATTGGCTGTTTATGTCATCATTCTTGTTTAATACAGTGGCACCATTGTTGTGCCACTACTTACATTGATTTTTTTCTAAAGATTTTTATTAATATTTAATTTGTAGCTTTATAAATTCTTATTTTAAAATTTACTTAGGCTATTTCAGTTTCTCCAACCTGATGATAAGCACGATTAAAGTAGACCAAAGCGGAATCTTGTTGATTTTTTTGTATAGCTACAATCGGACAAATAAAAATCGTATGTGTTCCTACTTCTTGAATTTGTTCAATTTCACAATCAAAGCTGACTAAGGCATCCGTTAACACCGGACAGCCTGTTGCTAATTCAGTCCAATCCCCATATTCAAAGCGCTGTTCTGAACTCATTTTCGATGCAAAGGCGTGGGAAAGTTGTTCATGCTGAGCACCTAATACATTGACTGCCAAAACTTTATTCTCAACAAAATAAGCATGTGAGCGTGATGATTTATTCATACACACCAACAAGGTCGGTGGTGTATCTGTGACGCTACATACCGCAGATGCTGTAAAGCCGTGATGACCAGATGCGCCCATCGTAGTTACCACATTCACCGCACTGCTTAATGAAGACATTGCATTTTTAAAGTCTGTAGCGTCAACCATCACTTGATTCCTATATCTTGCTATATCTTTGGGTGAGCGATTGCTCAGGGCTTTCTTGAGTCAGAATATTCCAATCAAAAACACCCCTTCACATATCCTATTTTGAGTTAAGCAGAAAGCTCTCGACGAATAATCTCTGCGCCTGCACTTAAAGCATTGAGCTTGCCGCGTGCCACTTGGCGAGATAACGGCGCCATACCACAGTTGCTTGAAGGATAGAGCTTGTCTGCATCTACAAATTGTAGGGCTTTGCGCAGAGTATCCGCCACTTCTTCTGCTGTTTCAATAACATCGGTTGCGACATCAATCGCCCCTACCATGACTTTTTTACCCCGAATGAGCTCAATCAGTTCCATCGGCACACGGGAATTGTGACATTCTAACGAAACGATATCGATCTTAGATTTTTGTAATTTAGGAAAGACTTCTTCATATTGGCGCCATTCTGAACCAAGTGTTTTTTTCCAGTCCGTATTGGCTTTAATGCCATAGCCATAGCAGATATGTACCGCCGTCTCACACTTCAAGCCTGCTAATGCACGTTCTAAAGTTGCAATGCCCCAGTCATTCACCTCATCAAAAAACACATTAAATGCTGGCTCATCGAATTGAATGATATCTACCCCCGCTGCTTCGAGCTCTAAAGCCTCTTGATTGAGAATTTTGGCAAATTCCCACGCCAATTTTTCACGACTTTTATAGTGGCCATCATACAAGGTATCAATCATAGTCATTGGACCAGGCAGTGCCCATTTAATGGGTTGATCGGTCAGCGAGCGAAGAAACCTCGCATCTTCAACAAAGACGGGTTTTTGACGGGATACTTCCCCCACCACTGATGGTACGCTGGCATCATAGCGATCACGGATTTTCACGATTTCGCGTTTATCGAAGTCGACACCATCAAGATGTTCAATAAATGTAGTCACAAAATGCTGACGGGTTTGTTCACCATCACTGACAATATCAATGCCTGCTTGTTGCTGTTCATGCAAGGCCAAACGTAAAGCATCAAGTTTGCCATCAATCAGCTCTTGCCCTTGTAATTTCCACGGCGACCAAAGTTTTTCCGGTTCCGCCAGCCAAGAAGGTTTTGGTAAGCTGCCAGCCGTTGAGGTCGGTAATAAGCGTTTCATAATCAATAATCTTCTATATTCTGGATATTAAGCCGCTTGATCTTCAAGCTTATAGCTTGCTGCCCATTGCTCAAGGATGCCTTGATAGGGTTTGATAAAGTGTTCTTCAGTCCACTTGCCTTGTTTAACTGCCAATTGACTACGTTCAACACGATCATAGACAATTTGGGTCAATGAATAATCCTGATACTCAAGACTCGGTTGATATACATGCCCCGCATTGGAGTTGGCATTGTAAATTTCAGGACGGTAAATCTTTTGAAATGTTTCCATGGTGCTAATGGTACTAATCAACTCAAGATCTGTGTAATCACCAAGTAAGTCACCATTAAAATAGAAGGCCAAAGGTGCAGCCGCATTTGTGGGCATGAAATAACGTACGTTTAAGCCCATCTTCTTGAAGTATTCATCGGTTCGTGAATATTCATCTTGCTTGTATTCGACACCTAACACAGGATGCTGATTCGCAGTACGGTGATAGGTTTTTGTGGTTGAAACACTCAGACAAATGACAGGATTTTTATCAAACTCTGCTTTGAATGCTTCCGAATTTACGAGATATTGATACAGCTTACCGTGCAAATCACCAAAATTTTCTGGCTTATTCGATGCTGGGTTTTTATTAATATGTTCGGGCAGTACTACGCTAAAGTCATAATCACGGACATAAGATGAGAAACTATTGCCGATCATGCCATCAATACGCTGATTGTTTTTATGATCCACAATGGTAGTTTCAAGCATTTCAATCGCAGGGAAAGTTTTGCCCTTACCTTCAACATCAATATCTACAGAAATGATATCCACTTCAACCGAATAACGGTCTGCTTTTGGGTTATCCCAATGTGCCAAAGCATTAAAACGGTTATTGATCATGCGTAAAGTGTTACGCAGATTCTGTTTACGGCTTTCACCTCGTGCTAAATTGGCAAAGTTCGTGGTAAGACGTGTGCTATCTGCTGGAAGATAGTTTTCATCGAAACGAATACGCTTAATTGAACAGACAAACTCTTTATTCATAGTGATCGCCACCCTAATTTTTGAGATCAATTAAATTTCTGAATGAGGCAATTTATACTCAAATAATGAGATGAATAAAAATGATTTTAAATAATCTAAAATTGAATTTAATTCATGATTTATTAGGGAAAGGACAATTTAAATAATGACTTCTTGGTTGATTGATATTTTTATAATTCTGCTTTTAATTAAAATATATTTTATAAAGCAAAGAGTTAAAACTTACTTCAAGCATAAGCCTGAATACTTAAAATCGCTAGTCTGAAGTGCTAGAAAGGAAGGTTGTAGAATTTACGAAAAGTTTCATTTCTCACATAAAATGAATTTATCTCATCTTAAAGTTAAAATATATCAATGTATTCACCCTGATTAATTTTTAAATGCGTAGCTGTACTCCAGGTATAAAATCAATTTTTAGGACTGCCACCGTCCCAGACAAGTATCCCTGATGCTTTTTTATAGACGAGAACTTACAACACTGGGAGAAATACGGAATTATTCGGGATTTATTTATGATCATTTTCTAGGTATTGGTTAAATTTTATTCCACAAAGAATAAAGCCCGATTTTTTCGGGCTTTTTCTTTGATACCCGCTAGGTGAGTCTACTCTACCACCAGTAACATCCTGTTCTTGTATGAATCCATCATGAGTAAAAACATACAACATGACCTTGATAGCCAAATACTTAAATCTATACCTACTAGAACGTACAAATTAACTCAACATTCTCATGAGAAATTGGGAACTTTATAAAATGTGATTGCCAATCATTTTTATAAGATGTATTTTAAATACATCTTATAAGTAACCGCAATGTGAGATCAACGATGACTCCGCAGCAAATTGAGTTAGTAAAAGCCACTGTACCTGTACTTCGTGAAAATGGTGTAGCTCTAACCGGCTATTTCTATAATCGCATGTTAGGTAATAATCCTGATCTAAAAGAAACGTTTAACATGGGACACCAACGTAGCGGAGCTCAGGCACAAGCCTTGGCAGGCGCGGTATTGGCTTATGCTGAAAATATTGAAGATCCATCTGTATTATTGCCTGTGGTTGAACTCATCGCCCATAAACACGTCAGCTTGAATATTCAATCACCTGATTACAACATTGTAGGTGAAAACTTATTACACTCGATTAGCGAAGTGCTTAACATTTCGATGGAAGACCCCTTGATTGCTGCTTGGGCTGCCGCTTATGGTCAATTGGCTGATCTATTTATCAGTACTGAAAAAGCCATTTATGACCAACATCAGCAAGCTAAAGGCAGCTGGTTAGGCTGGCGCAAGTTCAAAATTGCCAAAAAAGTGGTGGAAAGTGATGAAATTACCTCTTTCTATTTGCAACCTTCAGATGGTGGTGCCTTACCAACCTATGAAGCAGGTCAATATATTTCAGTTCGTGTATTTGTTGAAGAATTAGGTTTAAAACAGCCACGCCAGTACACGTTATCGACTAATCCACAAGCTGATTATCTACGTATCTCTGTAAAACGTGAGCATGAAAAAGGAGATTTGGCTGCTGGGTGGGTATCCAATACTTTACACGGTTTGCCAGAAGGTTCAGAAATTGAAGTTTCTGCTCCAACAGGTAATTTCTATCTGCTTGACTCAAATAAGCGTAATGTATTTATCAGTGGTGGTGTCGGCTTAACCCCAATGATTGCCATGTTGAATCAGTTAGTTACGTTATACATGCCACAGCCTGTTACTTTTATCCATGCCTGCCGTAACAAGCAAGTTCATGCCATGAAAAAAGATATTCAGGCATTGAAAGCAAAATATCCGCGCTTAAATACGTTTACGGTTTATGAATTCCCTCATTCAGATGATATTTTAGGGGAAGATTATGACGCGGCTGGCCGTTTAGATTTAATGAATATGGATCGCTCATTACTCCCAGTAAATGCAGATTACTATCTTTGTGGCCCAATGCCATTTATGGCTGAGCAACATAAAGCACTCGTTGCTCGTGGTATCCCTGCAGAAAATATTCACAGTGAAGCCTTTGGTACAGGTGGCGTAAAGCACTAATCTAGTGCATTCAAATGGCCTCATCGTGAGGCCATTTTTGAAATATCGAAAATTTTATTAGATTTTAGTTTGTTCTCTTAATACCCGTCACATCTACTTCAACTCGACGAAAAGTCTTCAAGGCTGATCTGATATATTGATAAGACAATTGGGCTTGTGGCTCGATCAACCAGTGACTGTTGCCTAACTTGTATAGATGGCCAACTTCAGCAGAAATGCCAGCGCCCCAACCATTTTGATCGACATTAACGCCATTACGAGCTTCATATTCGTTTTGCAAATAAGATACGTGACCCACTAAATCAAAATAGCTACCATTTTTATCATAGTAAGTCGAATATAAGCCTAAGCTAGCTACATCCGTTGTGCCTTCGCCCGTGTATTTATTCGCAGCCAAAAGGCCATTTTCTGCATGATAACGGTCAAAGAAGTCGATGCTACTACGGCCATAGCTCATCATGGCAGCCGTATGACGGCGTGAACCAGTATCTGGGTTATGCTGCCATAAGTTTTCTTCTCCTATGTTAGAAAAGGATCAAACTTATTTTTAAGTTTTAAAAAAATGATTTTAGGTAAATTCTCTTGATGCTTTAACCGAGATTCCTGTAAATATTTTCACTCATTGACTATTGAATTGTGTCCACTCAGCAACATTGGTTTTCAGTGCTGTTGCAGCATAACCTCGCTGTTTCAATACCTGAAGCGCATCTGCGGTCATAATGCAATACGGTCCACGGCAGTAGACGGTAATCGGAATCTCTGCGGGTAACTCATGTAAACGTTTTCTCAGCTCATTGAGTGGAATAGACTTTGCAAAAGGCAGATGAGCATGCGCAAATTCATTTTCCGGACGCACATCCAAAATGATCATTTCCCCTGCTTTGGCCTTTTCCA
This portion of the Acinetobacter sp. GSS19 genome encodes:
- a CDS encoding riboflavin synthase subunit alpha translates to MYTGIVQGLEKVVDIQKGNGFITLVVSDQQGFFNDVFIGASVAINGVCLTVTTIDTAQQHIHFDISDVTLALTTLKDVQIGDEVNIERSAKVGAENGGHNLYGHIEGTATVASLERRGETLHVDLTIPAGNIKYFFLKGFIGLNGCSLTINRVDRALGEISVDLIPETLRLTTWKNIQPGDEVNYEIDQMTRTLVDTLENLHQR
- a CDS encoding flavin reductase yields the protein MVDATDFKNAMSSLSSAVNVVTTMGASGHHGFTASAVCSVTDTPPTLLVCMNKSSRSHAYFVENKVLAVNVLGAQHEQLSHAFASKMSSEQRFEYGDWTELATGCPVLTDALVSFDCEIEQIQEVGTHTIFICPIVAIQKNQQDSALVYFNRAYHQVGETEIA
- a CDS encoding methionine synthase produces the protein MKRLLPTSTAGSLPKPSWLAEPEKLWSPWKLQGQELIDGKLDALRLALHEQQQAGIDIVSDGEQTRQHFVTTFIEHLDGVDFDKREIVKIRDRYDASVPSVVGEVSRQKPVFVEDARFLRSLTDQPIKWALPGPMTMIDTLYDGHYKSREKLAWEFAKILNQEALELEAAGVDIIQFDEPAFNVFFDEVNDWGIATLERALAGLKCETAVHICYGYGIKANTDWKKTLGSEWRQYEEVFPKLQKSKIDIVSLECHNSRVPMELIELIRGKKVMVGAIDVATDVIETAEEVADTLRKALQFVDADKLYPSSNCGMAPLSRQVARGKLNALSAGAEIIRRELSA
- a CDS encoding DUF1852 domain-containing protein, giving the protein MNKEFVCSIKRIRFDENYLPADSTRLTTNFANLARGESRKQNLRNTLRMINNRFNALAHWDNPKADRYSVEVDIISVDIDVEGKGKTFPAIEMLETTIVDHKNNQRIDGMIGNSFSSYVRDYDFSVVLPEHINKNPASNKPENFGDLHGKLYQYLVNSEAFKAEFDKNPVICLSVSTTKTYHRTANQHPVLGVEYKQDEYSRTDEYFKKMGLNVRYFMPTNAAAPLAFYFNGDLLGDYTDLELISTISTMETFQKIYRPEIYNANSNAGHVYQPSLEYQDYSLTQIVYDRVERSQLAVKQGKWTEEHFIKPYQGILEQWAASYKLEDQAA
- the hmpA gene encoding NO-inducible flavohemoprotein encodes the protein MTPQQIELVKATVPVLRENGVALTGYFYNRMLGNNPDLKETFNMGHQRSGAQAQALAGAVLAYAENIEDPSVLLPVVELIAHKHVSLNIQSPDYNIVGENLLHSISEVLNISMEDPLIAAWAAAYGQLADLFISTEKAIYDQHQQAKGSWLGWRKFKIAKKVVESDEITSFYLQPSDGGALPTYEAGQYISVRVFVEELGLKQPRQYTLSTNPQADYLRISVKREHEKGDLAAGWVSNTLHGLPEGSEIEVSAPTGNFYLLDSNKRNVFISGGVGLTPMIAMLNQLVTLYMPQPVTFIHACRNKQVHAMKKDIQALKAKYPRLNTFTVYEFPHSDDILGEDYDAAGRLDLMNMDRSLLPVNADYYLCGPMPFMAEQHKALVARGIPAENIHSEAFGTGGVKH
- a CDS encoding autotransporter domain-containing protein — translated: MMSYGRSSIDFFDRYHAENGLLAANKYTGEGTTDVASLGLYSTYYDKNGSYFDLVGHVSYLQNEYEARNGVNVDQNGWGAGISAEVGHLYKLGNSHWLIEPQAQLSYQYIRSALKTFRRVEVDVTGIKRTN